In one Misgurnus anguillicaudatus chromosome 1, ASM2758022v2, whole genome shotgun sequence genomic region, the following are encoded:
- the LOC129432629 gene encoding uncharacterized protein, with product MEGQCVDSDVFEVAINFIETLLKTIKKSTSEHTVQVGQVEKQEIGVHARPLVTTLWTSARRQNSLNMCLQRSRVNRESQCMEQVYSSVPGLYIGRKPTRARDQPLIQDLKICAMPLVTKLRPTKDKKKRFQAFMRELRLRTIRCNQDKVPLELQQETSAHDLSVPLSQDSSLKHSHAESNSSFRSVCKRQAIQMDEELLNEQSNQKRSRH from the exons atggAAGGACAGTGTGTTGATAGTGACGTGTTTGAGGTAGCGATCAATTTTATTGAAACGCTATTGAAAACCATCAAGAAATCCACATCTGAACACACTGTTCAGGTAGGACAGGTGGAGAAACAGGAGATTGGTGTGCACGCCAGACCTCTAGTCACAACGCTGTGGACCTCTGCACGACGTCAAAACTCGCTTAACATGTGCTTACAGCGG AGTCGTGTCAACAGAGAGTCACAATGTATGGAGCAGGTATACAGTTCGGTCCCAGGCCTTTACATCGGTCGTAAACCAACACGAGCCAGAGATCAACCTCTGATCCAAGACCTGAAAATATGTGCAATGCCACTGGTTACCAAACTCCGACCAACAAAAGACAAAAAG AAACGCTTTCAAGCTTTCATGCGTGAGCTGAGACTAAGGACGATTAGGTGCAACCAAGACAAGGTTCCCCTTGAGCTCCAGCAGGAGACCTCAGCTCATGATCTTTCAGTGCCTTTGAGTCAAGACTCCTCACTGAAGCACAGTCACGCTGAGAGCAACAGTTCCTTCAGATCTGTGTGCAAACGACAGGCCATTCAAATGGATGAAGAGCTCCTGAATGAGCAGTCAAATCAGAAGAGATCCAGACACTAA